Proteins from a genomic interval of Liolophura sinensis isolate JHLJ2023 chromosome 3, CUHK_Ljap_v2, whole genome shotgun sequence:
- the LOC135464120 gene encoding uncharacterized protein LOC135464120 yields MNQESSCYCCARPSSAKDMDLDAALHELDMLSTSTESRRQFLAERNRSKSESGPSAVSRKDVAESSGSSSNGYDIIQINPTFVTGFMSELVTPCKERVMPSSSSPKGTSAYRGACSSGYMPCALGGSYRQDPDSLESEVRMHRLARIKLGRQRRFRKPYEVPWRLHHSLPLPEIQPPISPRDHRPPDSGEVKIEAPSSPKTVTPSKSNNSSPVKISSLVIHRSKSLDDLDLAKLKITEFSQDQNFVSQRQEIDQMSQDLKDLQMKE; encoded by the coding sequence ATGAACCAGGAGTCCTCGTGTTACTGCTGCGCCCGACCTTCCAGCGCTAAAGACATGGACCTGGACGCCGCGCTTCACGAATTGGACATGCTCAGTACCTCAACAGAGAGCCGCAGACAGTTTCTCGCCGAAAGAAACCGGTCAAAGAGTGAAAGCGGCCCCAGTGCTGTTTCCAGAAAAGACGTCGCAGAGTCATCCGGATCGTCGTCAAATGGCTATGACATTATTCAGATTAATCCAACTTTTGTGACAGGATTTATGTCCGAGCTGGTGACACCCTGTAAGGAAAGGGTCATGCCTAGTAGCTCCTCCCCCAAAGGCACATCAGCCTACAGGGGTGCATGCAGCAGTGGGTATATGCCGTGCGCTCTAGGGGGTAGTTACAGACAGGACCCGGACTCCTTAGAGTCTGAGGTGCGAATGCATCGTCTCGCGAGGATCAAACTAGGAAGGCAGAGACGTTTCCGTAAGCCGTATGAGGTGCCATGGAGGTTACATCACTCCCTGCCCCTCCCCGAGATTCAGCCGCCCATCTCGCCACGAGACCATAGGCCGCCGGACTCAGGAGAAGTCAAGATCGAAGCTCCGTCTTCGCCAAAGACTGTCACCCCCTCTAAGTCCAATAACTCGTCCCCAGTCAAGATATCCAGTCTGGTCATCCATCGATCCAAATCTTTGGACGACCTTGACCTAGCCAAATTGAAAATCACCGAATTTTCTCAGGACCAGAACTTTGTTTCACAGCGGCAGGAAATAGACCAGATGTCCCAAGACTTAAAAGATTTACAAATGAAAGAGTAG